A window of Geomonas agri contains these coding sequences:
- a CDS encoding HDOD domain-containing protein, whose translation MLRKPQLSVEHMVEDVSTIHSLPLFYSQLSEAIDHPRSSIGDIAKIIAEDQGLTARILKLANSPLFGYFSKIDTITQAVTIIGVLQVRDLALALSVMDVFKGIPEDLVNMEQFWKHSIATGLASRLLATSQRESNLERFFVAGILHDVGRLVMYVKVPQLCLELLEQCRATGSLLHRAERERLGFDHAEVGCALLKRWKIPPRVAEPVGTHHDSRKGDQYPREGGILHFADVIAHALQIGNSGEVFVPELDQGVWDRLQISSFYLPTLVKQVDDTYEQTVSALFGGDDAAR comes from the coding sequence GTGCTGCGTAAGCCCCAACTGTCGGTAGAGCACATGGTGGAGGATGTCTCCACCATCCATTCCCTCCCCCTATTCTATTCACAGCTATCGGAGGCGATCGATCACCCCCGTAGCTCCATCGGCGACATCGCGAAAATCATCGCCGAGGACCAGGGGCTCACGGCGCGCATCCTGAAGCTCGCCAACAGCCCGTTGTTCGGCTACTTCTCCAAGATCGACACCATCACCCAGGCCGTCACCATCATCGGGGTGCTCCAGGTGCGCGACCTCGCCCTCGCCCTCTCGGTGATGGACGTGTTCAAGGGGATTCCCGAGGACCTGGTCAACATGGAGCAGTTCTGGAAGCACAGCATCGCCACCGGGCTCGCCTCGAGGCTTCTGGCCACCAGCCAGCGGGAATCCAACCTGGAGCGTTTCTTCGTAGCCGGGATCCTGCATGACGTGGGGCGGCTGGTGATGTACGTCAAGGTCCCCCAGCTCTGCCTGGAACTGCTCGAGCAGTGCCGCGCCACGGGGTCACTGCTGCACCGCGCCGAGCGCGAGCGGCTCGGCTTCGACCATGCCGAGGTCGGGTGCGCCCTGCTCAAGCGGTGGAAGATTCCGCCGCGGGTGGCCGAACCGGTGGGGACCCACCACGACAGCCGCAAGGGTGACCAGTACCCCAGGGAGGGGGGCATCCTTCACTTCGCCGACGTGATCGCCCACGCGCTGCAGATAGGCAACAGCGGTGAGGTCTTCGTTCCGGAACTCGACCAGGGCGTGTGGGACCGGCTGCAGATCTCCAGCTTTTACCTGCCGACACTGGTGAAGCAGGTCGATGACACCTACGAACAGACCGTCTCCGCACTATTCGGGGGTGACGATGCCGCCCGATGA